The following are from one region of the Mesorhizobium sp. B2-8-5 genome:
- a CDS encoding DedA family protein translates to MSETIHHLIEQYGLIAVFLGCVAEGESAAILGGFFAHQHFFVLWQTFLAAFVGAFAGDTFFFTMGRSFAEHRYVRLLRRRPGFSRAYRLLNTHPNIFVLTNRYIYGMRLVGGIAAGLSTVSMPRFVILNAISSAVWAALFSGIGYVFGLGAEHIVGQAFARHERLLIALGVGIVVAVVAWLVGHHFAKRERARENRAGS, encoded by the coding sequence ATGAGCGAGACCATCCACCACCTCATCGAGCAATATGGGCTGATCGCGGTCTTCCTGGGTTGCGTCGCCGAAGGCGAAAGCGCCGCGATCCTCGGCGGCTTCTTCGCTCATCAGCATTTTTTCGTGTTGTGGCAGACTTTCCTCGCTGCCTTTGTCGGCGCCTTCGCCGGCGACACCTTCTTCTTCACCATGGGGCGCAGCTTCGCCGAACATCGCTATGTGAGACTGTTGCGCAGGCGTCCGGGCTTCAGCCGCGCCTACCGCCTGCTCAACACCCATCCCAACATTTTCGTGCTGACCAACCGCTATATCTACGGCATGCGCCTGGTCGGCGGCATCGCCGCCGGCCTGTCGACCGTGTCCATGCCGCGTTTCGTCATCCTGAATGCCATCTCGTCCGCGGTCTGGGCGGCTCTGTTCAGCGGCATCGGCTATGTCTTCGGCCTCGGCGCGGAGCACATTGTGGGCCAGGCGTTTGCTCGCCATGAGCGCCTGCTCATCGCCCTTGGGGTCGGCATCGTTGTCGCCGTGGTCGCCTGGTTGGTAGGCCATCACTTCGCGAAGCGCGAACGCGCCAGGGAAAACCGGGCGGGATCGTGA
- a CDS encoding DUF1003 domain-containing protein produces the protein MNKIVEDMANRLLKRKPEGFGPLESRVLQSTLERTTIARDTNKAVAFHETYGDRVADSIARIGGSWSFILGFLAFLVIWTVGNAWLLTRDAFDPYPFIFLNLVLSMLAAIQAPLIMMSQNRQTERDRIDAAHDYEVNLKAEIEIMALHEKLDELRHSEIIGMRDEILRMAEQIRRIDEKLSARSATE, from the coding sequence ATGAACAAGATCGTCGAGGACATGGCGAACCGTTTGCTCAAGCGAAAGCCGGAAGGTTTCGGTCCGCTCGAGAGCCGCGTGCTGCAGTCGACGCTCGAACGCACCACCATCGCGCGCGACACCAACAAGGCCGTCGCCTTCCACGAGACCTATGGCGACCGCGTCGCCGACAGCATCGCCAGGATCGGCGGCTCCTGGTCGTTCATCCTCGGCTTCCTTGCCTTTCTCGTTATTTGGACCGTAGGCAATGCCTGGCTGCTCACGCGCGACGCTTTCGACCCCTACCCTTTCATCTTCCTCAACCTTGTGCTGTCGATGCTGGCGGCGATCCAGGCGCCGCTGATCATGATGTCGCAGAACCGCCAGACCGAGCGCGACCGCATCGACGCGGCGCATGACTACGAGGTCAATCTGAAGGCCGAGATCGAGATCATGGCCCTGCATGAAAAGCTCGACGAGTTGCGCCACAGCGAGATCATCGGCATGCGTGACGAAATCCTGCGCATGGCCGAGCAGATCAGGCGTATCGACGAGAAACTGTCCGCGCGGTCCGCAACAGAATGA
- a CDS encoding DNA-3-methyladenine glycosylase I, with translation MLEFQKIHARAAKRKGGEAVLAPLLGPAPDNTAVAKIPDDRILSTMAERIFAAGFVWRVIEQKWPGFEEAFLGFEPKRLLFQPDDFWHELASDSRIVRNPQKIKSVRDNAAFVDRVSKENGSFGKFIASWPADDQVGLTAYLAKHGSRLGGNTGQYFLRWMEWDTFVVSTDMAAALRDAGLDIAENPTSKRDLDKIQAQINRWSAETGLPRRHISRILAMSIGENRSAETLREYMGD, from the coding sequence ATGCTCGAATTCCAGAAAATCCATGCGCGTGCGGCAAAGCGCAAGGGCGGGGAGGCCGTGTTGGCGCCGTTGCTCGGCCCGGCGCCCGACAACACCGCGGTGGCGAAAATCCCTGACGACCGCATTCTCTCGACCATGGCCGAGCGCATTTTCGCCGCCGGCTTCGTGTGGCGCGTCATCGAACAGAAATGGCCGGGTTTCGAGGAAGCGTTCCTCGGCTTCGAACCGAAGCGGCTCTTGTTCCAGCCGGACGACTTCTGGCACGAGCTGGCGTCCGACAGCCGCATCGTGCGCAATCCGCAGAAGATCAAATCGGTGCGCGACAATGCCGCATTCGTCGATCGCGTCTCGAAGGAGAATGGCAGCTTCGGCAAATTCATCGCCTCCTGGCCGGCGGACGATCAGGTCGGCCTGACCGCTTATCTGGCCAAGCATGGCAGCCGGCTCGGCGGCAACACCGGACAGTATTTTCTGCGCTGGATGGAATGGGACACGTTTGTCGTCTCCACCGACATGGCGGCGGCTTTGCGCGACGCCGGCCTCGATATCGCCGAGAACCCGACCTCGAAGCGGGATCTCGACAAGATCCAGGCGCAGATCAACCGATGGTCGGCCGAGACCGGCCTGCCGCGCCGCCACATCTCGCGCATCCTGGCGATGTCGATCGGCGAGAACCGGTCGGCAGAGACGTTGCGCGAGTACATGGGCGATTAG
- a CDS encoding NAD+ synthase, producing MTKTAPDILRIAVAQLNPTVGDVAGNLAKAREARADAARQGADLVLYTELFLAGYPPEDLVLKPSFLKACEKAAQDFAKDTADGGPGVIIGTPLKRKTGTHNSIVFADGGKIIAERYKLDLPNYGEFDEKRVFQAGPELQGPVNFRGVRIGVPICEDIWGDIAVCETLAESGAEILLVPNGSPYYRAKIDVRHQIVIRQVIETGLPMIYANQLGGQDELIFDGASFAIGSDKTLAFQMSQFEDAVDVTTWKRKEDSWICSEGPMSKIPEREEADYRACMLGLRDYVNKNGFKNVVLGLSGGIDSAICAALAVDALGEERLRTVMMPYRYTSKDSLKDAEDCARALGCRYDIVPISEPVEGFKHALTQLFEGTQEGITEENLQSRARGTILMAISNKFGSMVVTTGNKSEMSVGYATLYGDMNGGFNPIKDLYKMQVYALSRWRNSHVPPGALGPSGEVIPNNIIDKAPSAELRENQTDQDSLPPYPVLDDILECLVENEMSVDDIVARGHDRATVARVEHLLYIAEYKRRQAAPGVKITRKNFGRDRRYPITNRFRDRG from the coding sequence ATGACCAAGACCGCTCCCGATATCCTGCGCATCGCCGTCGCCCAGCTCAACCCGACCGTCGGCGACGTCGCCGGCAATCTGGCCAAAGCGCGCGAGGCGAGGGCGGACGCGGCGCGCCAGGGCGCCGATCTGGTGCTCTACACCGAGCTCTTCCTCGCCGGTTATCCGCCGGAAGACCTGGTGCTGAAGCCGTCCTTCCTGAAGGCTTGCGAGAAGGCGGCGCAGGATTTCGCCAAGGACACGGCCGACGGCGGCCCCGGCGTCATCATCGGCACGCCGCTGAAGCGCAAGACCGGCACGCATAATTCCATCGTCTTCGCCGACGGTGGCAAGATCATCGCCGAGCGCTACAAGCTCGATCTGCCGAACTATGGCGAGTTCGACGAGAAGCGCGTGTTCCAGGCCGGACCGGAGCTGCAGGGGCCGGTCAATTTCCGCGGCGTGCGCATCGGCGTTCCGATCTGCGAGGACATCTGGGGCGACATCGCCGTCTGCGAGACGTTGGCCGAAAGCGGCGCCGAGATCCTGCTGGTGCCGAACGGCTCGCCCTATTACCGCGCCAAGATCGACGTCCGGCACCAGATCGTCATCAGGCAGGTCATTGAAACCGGCTTGCCGATGATCTACGCCAACCAGCTCGGCGGACAGGACGAGCTGATCTTCGACGGCGCGTCGTTTGCAATAGGTTCCGACAAGACGCTCGCCTTCCAGATGAGCCAGTTCGAGGACGCGGTCGACGTCACCACCTGGAAAAGAAAGGAAGACAGCTGGATCTGCTCGGAAGGTCCTATGTCGAAGATCCCCGAGCGCGAAGAGGCCGATTATCGCGCCTGCATGCTCGGCCTGCGCGACTACGTCAACAAGAACGGTTTCAAGAACGTCGTGCTCGGTCTCTCCGGCGGTATCGACTCGGCAATCTGCGCGGCTTTGGCCGTCGATGCGCTGGGCGAAGAGCGGTTGCGGACCGTCATGATGCCCTACCGCTATACGTCGAAGGATTCGCTGAAGGACGCCGAGGACTGCGCCAGAGCGCTCGGCTGCCGCTACGACATCGTGCCGATCTCCGAGCCGGTCGAAGGCTTCAAGCACGCGCTGACCCAGCTCTTCGAAGGCACCCAGGAAGGCATCACCGAGGAGAACCTGCAGAGCCGCGCCCGCGGCACGATCCTGATGGCGATCTCCAATAAGTTCGGCTCGATGGTGGTCACCACCGGCAACAAGAGCGAGATGTCGGTCGGCTACGCCACGCTTTACGGCGACATGAACGGCGGCTTCAACCCGATCAAGGATCTCTACAAGATGCAGGTCTATGCGCTGTCGCGCTGGCGCAATTCGCACGTGCCGCCGGGCGCGCTCGGACCCTCCGGCGAGGTCATCCCGAACAACATCATCGACAAGGCGCCGTCGGCGGAGCTGCGCGAAAATCAGACCGACCAGGATTCGCTGCCGCCCTATCCGGTGCTGGACGACATTCTGGAATGCCTGGTGGAGAACGAGATGAGCGTCGACGACATCGTCGCGCGCGGCCACGACCGGGCCACGGTGGCACGCGTCGAGCACCTGCTCTATATCGCCGAATACAAGCGCCGCCAGGCCGCGCCCGGCGTCAAGATCACACGGAAGAATTTCGGCCGCGACCGCCGCTATCCGATCACCAACCGGTTCCGGGATCGCGGCTAG
- a CDS encoding GNAT family N-acetyltransferase, whose amino-acid sequence MQDIEISFDLSRVDFRATSDQLMQSYWGASRTDEANRRAFDNSLCVGAYLDGRQVGFARAITDYTVFAYLADVIVWPERRGHGIGKRLVQALLDHPDMKTVSHWSLTTSDAHSLYQKFGFRAEGRYMRLDRSPAA is encoded by the coding sequence ATGCAGGATATCGAAATCAGTTTCGACCTGTCGCGGGTCGATTTCCGGGCGACCTCCGACCAGCTCATGCAAAGCTATTGGGGAGCGTCGCGAACCGACGAGGCGAACCGTCGCGCCTTCGACAATTCGCTTTGCGTCGGCGCCTATCTCGACGGCAGGCAGGTCGGCTTCGCCCGCGCGATCACCGACTACACGGTCTTTGCCTATCTTGCCGACGTCATCGTCTGGCCGGAGCGTCGTGGGCATGGCATCGGCAAACGGCTTGTGCAGGCACTGCTAGATCATCCCGATATGAAGACGGTTTCTCATTGGAGCCTCACGACCAGCGACGCTCACAGCCTCTACCAGAAGTTCGGATTCCGGGCGGAAGGGCGCTACATGCGACTGGATCGCTCACCCGCTGCCTGA